In Aminobacterium sp. MB27-C1, a single genomic region encodes these proteins:
- the flgG gene encoding flagellar basal-body rod protein FlgG, whose translation MIRSLWSAATGMVAQQTNLDVTSNNLANVNTSGYKKMRADFQDLLYQIDREPGAPVETGTTVPTGIQVGLGTKVVGTSRTFSEGNLQVTNNPLDITIEGDGFFQVIRPNGEIAYTRDGSWKVDGEGQIVTADGFLLEPAITIPDDATEIIIDNMGRVSVKTVGNQEADEIGQIEIARFVNPAGLRAMGRNLFEETPASGEAIEGIPGEDGLGTLHQGILEMSNVQVVEEMVNLIVAQRAYEANSKSIQTADELLRIANSLRR comes from the coding sequence ATGATTCGATCTTTATGGTCTGCTGCAACAGGAATGGTGGCCCAACAGACAAATTTAGATGTTACGTCAAATAACTTGGCAAATGTCAACACGTCGGGATATAAAAAGATGCGTGCTGATTTTCAGGATTTGCTTTATCAAATAGACAGAGAACCTGGCGCTCCTGTTGAGACTGGAACGACTGTTCCAACAGGAATTCAGGTAGGTTTAGGAACAAAAGTTGTAGGTACGTCTCGAACTTTTTCGGAAGGGAACCTTCAGGTAACGAATAACCCTTTGGATATCACTATAGAAGGAGATGGCTTCTTTCAGGTTATTCGCCCAAATGGTGAGATTGCTTATACACGAGATGGCTCATGGAAAGTAGATGGAGAAGGACAAATTGTTACAGCGGATGGTTTTCTTCTTGAACCTGCTATTACGATACCCGATGATGCTACTGAAATAATAATAGATAATATGGGCCGTGTTTCTGTTAAAACCGTAGGAAATCAGGAAGCCGATGAAATTGGTCAAATAGAGATTGCCCGTTTTGTTAACCCTGCAGGACTTCGTGCCATGGGGCGGAATCTTTTCGAAGAGACTCCTGCTAGTGGTGAAGCCATAGAGGGAATTCCAGGAGAAGATGGACTGGGGACTCTCCATCAAGGAATTCTTGAAATGTCGAATGTTCAAGTTGTAGAAGAAATGGTAAATCTTATCGTTGCACAGCGTGCATATGAAGCTAACTCCAAGAGCATTCAGACAGCGGACGAACTATTGAGGATTGCTAATAGTCTTCGACGGTAG
- the flgF gene encoding flagellar basal-body rod protein FlgF has protein sequence MHRGLYSAASAMLVQERMGDVVANNLANVNTAGFRGRIAVNKAFPEVLMDRLEKLDPGEGRMEVVPPEGVIFRGRVPIGDIPLANVLSETAMKKSEGSLRITENPFDVALQGDGFFSVQDNNGNVFYTRSGQFQIGADGRVITHDGMSVLGQGGPLEVGEASIIEFDDSGQLIVDGEVVDTLQVVTFDKATLLKQEGKSLLSETADSGTPINVDEVQVRSGALEMSNVNVVEEMVRMIEAHRAYESASRAVTAHDETTGRLISTFGRAV, from the coding sequence GTGCATCGAGGACTCTATAGTGCAGCGTCAGCCATGCTTGTACAAGAGCGGATGGGTGATGTTGTTGCAAATAACCTGGCAAACGTTAATACTGCTGGCTTTAGAGGTAGAATTGCTGTCAATAAGGCTTTCCCCGAGGTGTTAATGGATCGCTTGGAAAAACTTGATCCCGGGGAAGGCAGAATGGAAGTAGTCCCGCCAGAAGGCGTTATTTTCAGAGGACGTGTTCCCATTGGGGATATTCCACTTGCGAATGTTCTATCTGAAACTGCTATGAAAAAGAGCGAAGGCTCTCTGAGGATTACAGAAAATCCCTTTGATGTTGCTTTACAGGGAGATGGCTTTTTTTCTGTACAGGATAATAATGGAAATGTTTTTTATACGAGATCAGGCCAATTCCAGATTGGCGCTGACGGTCGTGTTATTACTCATGATGGAATGTCTGTGTTGGGTCAGGGAGGCCCTCTGGAGGTAGGAGAAGCTTCTATTATCGAATTCGACGATTCAGGTCAGCTTATTGTTGACGGAGAAGTGGTTGATACCTTGCAGGTCGTTACTTTTGATAAGGCGACACTTTTAAAGCAGGAAGGAAAATCTCTTCTTTCAGAAACAGCAGATTCAGGTACTCCTATAAATGTGGACGAAGTACAGGTAAGGTCTGGTGCTCTTGAAATGTCGAATGTGAATGTCGTGGAAGAAATGGTACGTATGATAGAAGCTCACAGAGCCTATGAAAGTGCATCTCGAGCAGTTACAGCCCATGATGAGACGACAGGAAGATTAATTTCTACCTTTGGCAGAGCGGTTTAA
- a CDS encoding rod shape-determining protein: protein MFGSDIGIDLGTATVLIYVKNKGIVLREPSVVAIDLENGKILAVGYEAKNMVGRTPGNVISVRPLRDGVIADYTMTEAMLQYFMKRVNKGFRRFFRNRVMICVPSGATDVERRAVLEAAVEVGASEAFLIEEPMAAAIGANLNVEEPRGKMIVDIGGGTSDIAVISLGGIVVSKSLRIGGDKFDEAIMRYLRKHYSLAIGEQTAENLKIMIGTCGQEEEEMTMTLKGRDLVQGLPRQIEISSAAVSQAIGEMIQALIDGVRNVLELTPPELSADIIDRGIVLTGGGSLLRGLPELITQQTGINCFCADDPMESVALGTGKALAEIDKLKATGRSGILMTSSRKGRKKIR from the coding sequence GTGTTTGGAAGCGATATCGGCATAGACTTGGGAACAGCTACAGTGCTTATTTACGTAAAGAACAAGGGAATAGTTCTGCGAGAGCCGTCTGTTGTAGCAATAGATCTTGAAAACGGCAAAATTCTTGCAGTGGGATATGAGGCCAAAAATATGGTGGGGCGTACCCCTGGAAACGTTATTTCCGTACGGCCTCTCCGTGATGGAGTGATAGCAGATTACACCATGACAGAAGCCATGCTTCAGTATTTCATGAAGCGAGTAAATAAAGGCTTTCGTCGTTTCTTTAGAAATAGGGTTATGATATGCGTTCCTTCCGGAGCGACAGACGTAGAACGTCGAGCCGTTCTTGAGGCAGCAGTTGAAGTTGGAGCCAGTGAAGCTTTTCTGATAGAGGAACCTATGGCTGCCGCTATTGGAGCGAACCTGAACGTTGAAGAACCCAGAGGCAAAATGATTGTCGATATCGGTGGTGGTACAAGTGATATCGCTGTTATTTCTCTGGGAGGCATTGTCGTTTCGAAATCGTTGCGTATTGGCGGAGATAAATTTGACGAAGCCATTATGCGTTATCTAAGAAAGCATTATAGTTTGGCAATTGGAGAGCAGACAGCTGAAAATCTTAAGATCATGATCGGAACTTGCGGGCAGGAAGAGGAAGAGATGACCATGACTCTTAAGGGACGTGATTTGGTACAGGGCTTGCCTCGTCAGATAGAAATCAGCAGTGCTGCTGTGAGTCAGGCTATAGGAGAAATGATTCAAGCTCTAATTGATGGAGTTAGAAATGTTTTAGAGCTAACGCCGCCGGAACTTTCTGCCGATATTATAGATAGAGGAATCGTTCTTACTGGTGGAGGATCGCTGTTACGTGGACTTCCTGAGCTTATTACTCAACAGACGGGCATAAATTGTTTTTGCGCAGATGACCCTATGGAGAGTGTAGCTTTAGGGACAGGCAAAGCTCTTGCAGAGATAGATAAATTGAAAGCGACAGGGCGAAGCGGCATATTGATGACCTCCTCTCGGAAAGGACGAAAGAAAATACGGTAG
- the truA gene encoding tRNA pseudouridine(38-40) synthase TruA: protein MHTYAAVISYDGVAFSGWQKQTQAASVQEDIEKALQSVCGNVVTVTAAGRTDAGVHGKGQVISFSLTTLWDLHKLVLAINFYLPETVRVMRVFLVDNNFSARFCALWREYRYYIWHGPAFPPCLSQRAWWNRWYWNKSAVEKACLYLRGTHDFKAFCPIKECPDNTVRSILSLKYRNREHLSVLTIRGNAFLMNMVRSIVGSLDLVGKEKKSAEWIKELLDDNKNRTHAGMTAPAHGLYFWRVGYDVHHFLPIPEISKERVKETFVPSDFA from the coding sequence ATGCATACGTATGCTGCTGTTATCTCTTATGATGGAGTGGCCTTTTCCGGTTGGCAAAAACAAACACAGGCAGCAAGTGTTCAAGAGGATATAGAGAAGGCTTTGCAAAGCGTATGTGGTAATGTTGTTACTGTAACAGCAGCAGGAAGAACCGATGCTGGAGTTCACGGGAAAGGGCAGGTTATTTCTTTTTCATTAACGACTCTTTGGGATCTGCATAAACTTGTATTGGCCATTAATTTCTATCTACCTGAGACTGTTCGTGTTATGCGTGTTTTTTTGGTTGATAATAATTTTAGTGCTCGCTTTTGTGCTTTATGGAGAGAATACCGATATTATATATGGCATGGTCCGGCGTTCCCGCCTTGTCTTTCTCAAAGAGCTTGGTGGAATCGCTGGTATTGGAATAAATCGGCAGTAGAAAAAGCGTGTCTTTATTTAAGAGGAACACATGATTTTAAGGCATTTTGCCCTATCAAAGAATGTCCTGACAATACTGTTCGATCTATTCTTTCTCTAAAATATAGAAATAGGGAACATCTATCTGTGCTTACTATTCGCGGTAATGCTTTTCTCATGAATATGGTGCGTTCGATAGTAGGAAGTCTGGATCTTGTGGGAAAAGAGAAAAAAAGTGCTGAATGGATCAAAGAACTTCTCGATGATAACAAGAATCGCACTCATGCAGGAATGACAGCTCCAGCTCACGGGCTTTATTTTTGGAGGGTTGGCTATGATGTTCACCACTTTTTACCCATTCCTGAAATATCGAAAGAAAGAGTAAAGGAAACATTCGTCCCTTCTGATTTTGCGTAG
- a CDS encoding energy-coupling factor transporter transmembrane protein EcfT: protein MKFMNHLTFGQYVPANSVVHALDPRCKILGTIFLLTGIFLVKHPLAFGVWGLLLLAITLFSKLPFSLVLRSVRPVMILVIFTALIHIFFTKGTPVFQWGFVTVTQEGIRMGIYMGLRLLFLVLFACFLTLTTSPMELADGLEKLFSPLAPLGFPAHELAMMMTIALRFIPTLLDETDRIMKAQLARGANLDKGNIWQRLRAMLPVLVPLFVIVFQRAEDLATAMEARCYRGGNGRTRLKPLHWRGSDTVALFLLLVTLSLLIYVDHMVIA, encoded by the coding sequence ATGAAATTTATGAACCATCTAACCTTTGGGCAGTATGTTCCTGCGAATTCTGTTGTTCATGCTCTTGATCCACGATGCAAAATATTAGGAACAATATTTCTTCTCACCGGTATATTTCTCGTGAAACATCCCCTTGCTTTTGGAGTATGGGGACTTTTGCTATTGGCAATTACTTTGTTTTCGAAATTACCCTTTTCCCTCGTACTTCGTTCTGTACGACCAGTGATGATACTTGTTATTTTTACTGCGTTAATACACATCTTTTTCACCAAAGGCACACCTGTATTCCAATGGGGTTTTGTCACTGTTACACAAGAAGGAATCCGTATGGGGATATATATGGGGTTGCGGTTATTGTTTCTTGTACTTTTCGCTTGTTTTCTTACGTTGACGACAAGCCCTATGGAGTTGGCAGACGGATTGGAAAAACTCTTTTCACCCTTAGCCCCTTTGGGTTTTCCAGCTCATGAATTAGCTATGATGATGACTATTGCCCTTCGATTTATACCTACGCTTTTAGATGAAACAGATCGCATTATGAAAGCGCAACTTGCGAGAGGGGCAAATCTTGATAAAGGAAATATTTGGCAGCGGTTGCGAGCCATGCTACCGGTTCTTGTGCCTCTTTTTGTTATTGTGTTTCAACGAGCGGAAGATTTGGCAACGGCTATGGAAGCTCGCTGTTATAGAGGAGGTAATGGTCGAACACGTCTTAAACCCTTGCACTGGCGTGGTTCTGACACTGTAGCACTGTTTTTATTGCTTGTAACCTTATCACTTCTTATCTATGTAGATCATATGGTGATTGCGTAA